One Pleurocapsa sp. PCC 7327 DNA segment encodes these proteins:
- a CDS encoding phycobilisome linker polypeptide, translated as MAFGPASQLGVALFEDTPPVEMVPGCSEEEAEAVIRAVYRQILGNAYVMESERALVPESKFKRGELSVREFVRAVAKSDLYRSRFFETCPRYRYTELNFKHFLGRAPDGLEEMRAHSTILDNEGFEADIDSYIDSDEYQNAYGENIVPYYRGYKTQPGQNMVGFTHMFALLRGASSSDLKGSIAGKTPVLNKYVIQETPLPVIPPSGGSAGNGWSFQESPLASRTRLGAGAGEDGKVYRVEVTGYSSPGRVNKVSKFRRSNKVYFVPYNQLSQEYQRIHQQGGVIASITPVG; from the coding sequence ATGGCTTTTGGACCCGCATCTCAATTAGGTGTTGCTTTATTTGAAGACACGCCTCCGGTAGAAATGGTACCGGGTTGCTCGGAAGAAGAAGCAGAAGCCGTCATCCGAGCCGTTTATCGGCAAATTTTAGGCAATGCCTATGTGATGGAAAGCGAGCGTGCGCTCGTGCCCGAATCGAAATTCAAGCGAGGCGAACTGAGCGTGCGCGAGTTTGTACGGGCGGTTGCCAAATCCGATCTTTACCGCTCTCGCTTCTTCGAGACCTGTCCTCGCTATCGCTATACCGAGTTAAATTTCAAACATTTTCTCGGTCGCGCTCCCGACGGGTTAGAAGAGATGAGAGCGCACAGCACCATCTTGGATAACGAGGGATTTGAGGCAGACATAGATTCTTACATCGATAGCGATGAGTATCAAAACGCCTACGGAGAAAATATCGTTCCCTACTACCGAGGCTACAAAACCCAGCCAGGACAAAATATGGTTGGGTTTACTCATATGTTTGCGCTTTTGCGGGGAGCCTCTAGCAGCGACCTAAAAGGAAGTATTGCTGGAAAAACTCCCGTATTGAATAAATACGTCATTCAGGAAACGCCCCTTCCCGTCATTCCGCCTTCTGGTGGTTCTGCGGGCAATGGTTGGTCGTTCCAAGAAAGTCCCTTGGCTTCCCGTACTCGTCTGGGTGCAGGTGCTGGTGAAGACGGCAAGGTTTACCGCGTTGAAGTAACGGGTTACAGTTCCCCGGGTCGGGTCAACAAAGTCTCTAAATTCCGTCGAAGCAACAAAGTCTATTTTGTCCCTTACAATCAACTCTCCCAAGAGTATCAGCGCATCCACCAACAAGGCGGTGTAATTGCTAGCATTACGCCCGTTGGCTAA
- the mazG gene encoding nucleoside triphosphate pyrophosphohydrolase: MSSSQETANQTYQAILEALEQLIKVVARLRSPDEGCPWDLAQTPQTLIPYVIEEAYEVVDAIATEDPNAIAEELGDLLLQVVLQAQIASESGQFTLKEVAQGITQKLIRRHPHVFGDVTVEDAEQVHQNWEKIKAAEKGETPEEFQLLSRKISRYARTLPPLMAGMKISQKAAAAGFEWDNVEGVWEKFEEELAELKEALQTEDKTHQEAELGDVLFTLINIARWYGLDPSEALRETNRRFIQRLSKMETFVERPLTDYTLDELECLWQKAKAYLNDDRRSNNL, translated from the coding sequence ATGTCTAGCTCTCAAGAAACGGCGAACCAGACTTACCAAGCGATATTAGAAGCGCTAGAACAGTTAATTAAAGTCGTTGCTCGATTGCGATCGCCCGATGAAGGATGTCCTTGGGATTTGGCACAAACCCCACAAACGCTAATTCCCTACGTTATAGAAGAAGCTTATGAAGTTGTCGATGCGATCGCCACTGAAGATCCCAACGCAATCGCAGAAGAATTAGGAGATTTACTCTTACAAGTCGTTTTACAAGCACAAATCGCCAGCGAATCCGGTCAGTTTACCCTTAAAGAAGTCGCCCAAGGCATTACCCAGAAACTCATCCGCCGCCATCCTCACGTTTTCGGCGACGTAACTGTAGAAGATGCGGAACAAGTGCATCAGAATTGGGAAAAAATCAAAGCAGCAGAAAAGGGAGAAACTCCAGAAGAATTCCAATTACTCAGTCGCAAAATCAGTCGCTATGCGCGTACTTTGCCACCGCTGATGGCAGGAATGAAAATTTCTCAGAAAGCTGCCGCCGCTGGATTTGAATGGGATAATGTAGAAGGAGTTTGGGAAAAGTTTGAGGAAGAATTAGCAGAATTAAAAGAAGCTCTGCAAACTGAAGATAAGACCCACCAGGAAGCAGAATTAGGCGACGTTCTTTTTACTTTAATCAATATAGCTCGCTGGTATGGGTTAGATCCCTCAGAAGCTTTACGAGAGACGAATCGACGGTTTATTCAACGCCTCTCTAAAATGGAAACGTTTGTCGAACGTCCTTTGACGGACTATACGCTAGATGAGTTAGAGTGTCTTTGGCAAAAAGCAAAAGCCTACTTAAACGACGATCGGCGATCGAACAATTTATGA
- a CDS encoding phycobilisome rod-core linker polypeptide produces the protein MSVVLDTPIELRPNSSLDDIDIAIRAVYKQVLGNPHMMENERLVTAESQLKNGSITVRDFVRAVAKSDLYRDRYFESCSPYRFVELNFKHLLGRAPLDRSEISEHIRICIEAGYDAEIDSYIDSQEYQEKFGDNTVPYYQGAKSQVGQKQVGYNRTLSLYQGYAGVDSAFKDSRLVEAIATNSGNKITLPSTGGRRGAYKDATEKMFKIVVKGSKFDSPRRSSNTEYVVSGAKMTPQIQRIHRAGGTIVSITEIQ, from the coding sequence ATGTCTGTAGTTTTAGATACTCCAATAGAACTGCGTCCTAATAGCAGCCTTGACGATATAGACATTGCGATTCGGGCAGTGTACAAGCAAGTGCTAGGCAATCCCCACATGATGGAGAACGAGCGCCTAGTAACGGCAGAATCGCAGTTGAAAAATGGTAGTATAACGGTGCGCGATTTTGTCCGTGCCGTTGCCAAATCTGACTTATATCGCGATCGCTATTTTGAATCCTGCTCTCCCTATCGCTTTGTAGAGCTAAATTTTAAACATTTACTCGGTCGTGCCCCCTTAGATCGCAGCGAGATTTCGGAGCATATTCGCATCTGTATTGAAGCAGGATACGACGCAGAAATCGACTCCTATATCGACAGCCAAGAGTATCAAGAGAAATTCGGCGATAATACCGTTCCTTACTATCAAGGCGCAAAAAGTCAAGTAGGACAAAAGCAAGTCGGCTATAATCGCACGCTTTCTCTATATCAGGGTTATGCAGGCGTGGATAGTGCTTTTAAGGATTCTCGCTTGGTCGAAGCTATCGCTACCAATAGCGGCAATAAGATTACTTTACCGAGTACTGGCGGTCGTCGCGGTGCCTATAAGGATGCAACTGAAAAGATGTTTAAGATCGTGGTGAAGGGGTCTAAATTTGATAGTCCTCGTCGCAGCAGCAATACCGAGTATGTTGTTTCAGGCGCTAAGATGACCCCGCAAATTCAGCGAATTCATCGAGCTGGCGGAACGATTGTCAGCATTACAGAGATCCAATAA
- a CDS encoding chromophore lyase CpcT/CpeT, translating to MKNDLMLTLARYLAGDFSNQKQSYEDPKTYAHIRVFFRPLPWEFFGGIGFYSEQTYDYDLWSPYRQGVHRLVDRGDSIYVENYSLEDPLRYAGAGRDLAILKTITPDCLQRRYNCSMIFRKENEIFRGNVEGNGCFIERNGRQTYLVSEVELTEKIFVSWDRGMDVNTHEQVWGSTAGALRFEKRESFADEVPL from the coding sequence ATGAAAAACGATTTAATGCTGACTCTAGCTCGTTATCTGGCTGGGGATTTTAGCAATCAAAAACAGTCCTATGAAGACCCTAAAACCTACGCTCACATTCGCGTTTTTTTTCGTCCTTTACCCTGGGAATTTTTTGGTGGAATAGGGTTTTATTCCGAGCAAACCTATGACTACGATCTCTGGAGTCCCTATCGTCAAGGCGTTCATCGTTTGGTCGATCGCGGAGATTCCATCTATGTAGAAAATTACAGCCTTGAAGATCCCTTGCGCTATGCAGGTGCGGGACGAGATTTAGCAATTTTGAAAACCATTACTCCCGATTGCCTTCAAAGACGATATAACTGTTCGATGATTTTTAGAAAAGAGAACGAGATTTTTCGGGGAAATGTTGAAGGAAATGGCTGTTTTATCGAACGCAATGGTCGTCAAACCTACTTAGTTAGCGAAGTAGAACTGACAGAAAAGATCTTTGTCAGTTGGGATCGAGGCATGGATGTCAATACCCACGAGCAAGTGTGGGGATCGACTGCGGGAGCTTTGAGATTTGAGAAGCGAGAGAGTTTTGCCGATGAAGTTCCATTGTAA
- a CDS encoding phycobilisome linker polypeptide, with product MIGFSSQSGFDERKVAIEVTGFCHQELKRRGTFTLMIPYSRLNQTMKWIDRLGGRIAGIKMSSSPLMGKK from the coding sequence ATGATTGGTTTTTCTAGTCAAAGCGGATTCGACGAGCGCAAAGTCGCGATCGAGGTGACGGGTTTTTGCCATCAAGAACTCAAGCGGCGAGGGACTTTTACCCTAATGATTCCCTATTCTCGACTCAATCAAACCATGAAGTGGATCGATCGCCTGGGCGGTCGAATTGCAGGCATTAAAATGAGTTCTTCGCCTTTAATGGGAAAAAAATGA
- a CDS encoding transcription activator, which produces MTLTCQQLLQNHPQVWQQATVHPFLEQCHLGTIQPQQFNTWLVQDYLFVVEFTRFVARVLANAPQEHFDVILDGLSALKDELIWFEAKAAERKLNLKTQKQATTTEYSQYMAQTNEMPYPVQATAFWAIELAYNQAWQLPGTMPEPYAEFANRWGNPGFTEYVKLLEKQADEALATACDRIQKQAESAFIQIACLEKDFWNMAFDRASRSSADNPKN; this is translated from the coding sequence ATGACTTTAACTTGCCAACAACTCCTACAAAACCATCCTCAAGTTTGGCAACAAGCGACAGTACATCCTTTTCTCGAACAGTGCCATTTAGGAACGATTCAACCGCAACAATTTAATACCTGGCTAGTTCAAGATTATCTGTTTGTAGTGGAATTTACTCGCTTTGTTGCTAGAGTTCTTGCCAATGCGCCCCAGGAACATTTTGATGTTATTTTAGACGGTCTAAGCGCCCTGAAAGACGAATTGATTTGGTTTGAGGCAAAAGCCGCCGAAAGGAAGCTCAACCTAAAAACCCAGAAACAGGCAACTACTACCGAATACTCGCAGTATATGGCTCAGACGAATGAGATGCCTTATCCGGTTCAAGCGACTGCATTTTGGGCGATCGAACTCGCCTACAATCAAGCCTGGCAATTACCCGGAACAATGCCAGAACCTTACGCAGAATTTGCCAATCGTTGGGGAAACCCAGGATTTACCGAATATGTAAAGTTGTTAGAAAAACAAGCTGACGAAGCTTTGGCAACCGCTTGCGATCGCATTCAAAAGCAAGCCGAATCCGCTTTTATCCAAATTGCCTGTCTAGAAAAGGATTTTTGGAACATGGCATTCGATCGGGCTTCGCGATCGTCTGCAGATAACCCCAAGAATTGA
- a CDS encoding response regulator encodes MKILVVENDELTAKSLDRILSSQNYTVETVSDGETAWELIDVFPYDLIIVDATLPKLDGISLCKQIRSSGQTLPILLLTRADSGQSGVVGLDAGADDYLLKPIDSQELLARVRALLRRGSSASLPVLKWGDLQLEPSTYEVTYGEQPLSLTPKEYAILELFLRNPRRVFSCGAILDHLWEFEKLPGENAVRTHIKELRHKLKAIGAPADIIETVYGIGYRLKEQETMCLPESAENIGDDDPRQQTLTGIAEVWKRFQSRIYEQVEVIEQVATVLLARSHDRQLQEQAEREAHTLAGALGTFGLSKGSKLARKIEQLLQIDRLWEEKETLRLHRLVKALRREIDRTSESSLSEGATQSNERPFLLVVESDRQLVQQLAKEAESWGMEAESATSLSLAREILEDRSPDVVLLEPFLSESPEESFELVAQLAHQRPPVPVLIFTDRDGLEERLEFVRSGGCAFLQKPMSPAQVLNAVDRVLHRGKPPDAHVMVVDDDPKILAILRTLLEPWGLKVTTLDDPRRFWETLEAVAPDLLILDIKMPHVNGIELCQVIRNDSHWGGLPIIVLTANINPKLVDRVFAAGADDFVSKPVVGPELIARIINRLERLKLLQRLAEASSNQPLQNNDSVKV; translated from the coding sequence ATGAAAATTCTTGTGGTAGAAAATGACGAGCTGACTGCCAAATCGCTCGACAGAATTCTCTCCAGCCAAAACTATACCGTTGAAACCGTCAGCGATGGAGAAACGGCATGGGAGTTAATCGATGTCTTTCCCTACGATCTAATCATCGTAGATGCCACCCTACCAAAACTCGACGGGATTAGTCTGTGCAAGCAAATCCGCTCTAGCGGTCAAACGCTGCCGATTCTTCTGCTAACCAGAGCGGACAGCGGCCAAAGTGGGGTCGTCGGATTAGACGCAGGAGCTGACGATTATCTCCTCAAACCCATCGATTCGCAGGAGTTGTTAGCTCGCGTTCGGGCGCTCTTACGTCGGGGAAGTTCTGCCTCGCTCCCCGTTCTCAAGTGGGGGGACTTACAACTCGAACCGAGTACCTATGAAGTCACCTACGGAGAACAACCCCTATCCCTGACGCCAAAAGAGTATGCTATCCTAGAGCTTTTTTTGCGCAATCCTCGCCGCGTGTTTAGCTGCGGTGCCATTCTCGACCATCTGTGGGAATTCGAGAAGCTGCCTGGAGAAAACGCCGTCAGAACCCATATTAAAGAACTCCGCCACAAACTCAAAGCTATAGGCGCTCCGGCGGATATCATCGAAACCGTTTACGGCATCGGTTACCGCCTCAAAGAACAAGAAACAATGTGTTTGCCCGAATCGGCAGAAAACATTGGTGACGACGATCCTCGACAGCAGACGCTAACAGGCATAGCCGAGGTTTGGAAGCGGTTTCAATCTAGGATTTACGAGCAGGTGGAAGTCATAGAGCAAGTAGCCACGGTTCTGTTGGCGCGATCGCACGATCGACAACTGCAAGAGCAAGCCGAACGAGAAGCTCATACCCTAGCAGGTGCCTTGGGCACGTTCGGGTTATCTAAAGGGTCTAAATTGGCGCGAAAAATCGAACAATTATTGCAAATCGATCGCTTGTGGGAGGAAAAAGAAACCCTGCGACTGCATCGGCTTGTGAAAGCCTTGCGCCGCGAAATCGATCGCACCTCGGAAAGTTCTTTGTCCGAAGGAGCAACTCAGTCAAACGAGCGTCCCTTCCTATTGGTGGTGGAGAGCGATCGTCAACTCGTACAACAGTTAGCTAAAGAAGCCGAAAGCTGGGGAATGGAGGCAGAAAGTGCTACCAGTCTCTCGCTCGCTAGAGAAATTCTTGAAGATCGAAGCCCCGATGTTGTGCTGCTCGAACCTTTTCTATCCGAGTCCCCTGAAGAGAGTTTCGAGCTTGTCGCACAACTGGCGCATCAAAGGCCTCCCGTCCCTGTTTTAATCTTTACAGATCGAGATGGGTTGGAAGAACGGCTTGAATTCGTTCGTTCGGGAGGGTGCGCCTTCCTGCAAAAGCCAATGTCTCCGGCTCAAGTCCTCAACGCGGTCGATCGGGTGCTGCACCGGGGAAAACCGCCCGATGCTCACGTGATGGTTGTAGACGACGATCCCAAAATTCTAGCGATTTTGCGAACCTTGCTCGAACCTTGGGGACTCAAAGTTACGACCCTCGACGATCCTCGTCGATTTTGGGAAACCCTCGAAGCCGTTGCTCCCGATTTGCTGATTTTGGATATTAAAATGCCTCACGTTAATGGCATCGAACTGTGTCAAGTGATTCGCAACGATAGTCATTGGGGAGGATTGCCCATTATCGTTCTGACGGCAAATATTAACCCTAAGTTGGTCGATCGGGTATTTGCTGCTGGCGCCGATGATTTTGTTAGCAAGCCCGTGGTTGGTCCCGAATTGATCGCTCGTATTATCAATCGTCTAGAGCGATTGAAACTTCTGCAAAGATTGGCAGAAGCATCAAGCAATCAGCCATTACAAAATAATGATTCTGTCAAGGTATAG
- a CDS encoding phycobiliprotein lyase, producing the protein MDLTEFVKLSLGRWRSQRSAHHLAFAHFEAVTSTIDIVSLAKDNPEVVNLCKSYQIDPQLATSPFRMSWEGESDWNEEEVLKGTTVLVPIPDPDNPTKGRLLRDQGYAETIPSVGKYHITEDSVFVLETEYDRAAAEERIWFATPNLRLRVSLIKTSAGSGVVTASFSSEIRFLNNEG; encoded by the coding sequence ATGGATCTTACCGAATTCGTAAAACTTTCTCTAGGACGTTGGCGATCGCAACGCAGCGCTCACCATCTCGCCTTTGCTCACTTTGAAGCAGTGACTTCGACCATCGATATTGTTTCTTTGGCTAAAGATAATCCAGAGGTCGTTAACCTCTGTAAGTCCTACCAGATCGATCCCCAACTTGCGACTTCTCCCTTTCGCATGAGTTGGGAAGGAGAGTCGGATTGGAATGAAGAAGAGGTACTGAAAGGAACGACAGTTCTCGTTCCCATTCCCGATCCCGATAACCCGACCAAAGGACGGTTACTCCGAGACCAAGGGTATGCAGAAACCATTCCTTCGGTGGGAAAGTATCACATTACCGAAGATAGCGTATTCGTCCTAGAAACCGAGTACGATCGCGCAGCAGCAGAAGAAAGAATTTGGTTTGCTACTCCTAACTTGCGCTTGCGAGTATCGCTGATTAAAACCAGTGCTGGTTCGGGAGTTGTCACCGCTTCTTTTTCTTCAGAAATTCGTTTTTTAAACAATGAGGGATGA
- a CDS encoding NAD(P)H-quinone oxidoreductase subunit 4 has product MDTFQLPWLTATILFPLLASLAIPLIPDKDGKTVRWYALGVGLANFALIAYAFWSNYDFRNTNFQLVETYSWLPQIGLNWTVGIDGISMPLIVLSGLISTLALLASWKIEHKPKLSYFLMLVLYSAQIGVFAAQDLLLFFLMWELELVPVYILISIWGGNKRLYAATKFILYTALASIFILVAALGMAFYGGNITFNMTQLGMKQFPLALEVLAYAGFLIAFGVKLPIFPLHTWLPDAHSEASAPVSMILAGVLLKMGGYGLIRMNMEMLPHAHVKFAPLLAILGVINVVYGALTAFGQTNLKRRLASSSISHMGFVLIGIAAFTDLGINGAVLQMVSHGLIAAALFFLCGSTYDRTHTLMMDEMGGLAKSMPKIFALFTAASMASLALPGMSGFVGELTVFLGVATSDVYTSTFKVVTIFLTAVGLILTPIYLLSMLRVVFYGKNNPELMLEKFQADAKPREIFITVCLLIPIVGIGLYPKLATNTYDLKTVEIATKVRSAIPVIVQQQESFFETNWSKVLSSTAAIAPQLSKRDG; this is encoded by the coding sequence ATGGACACCTTTCAACTTCCGTGGCTAACTGCCACCATTCTCTTTCCCCTACTAGCCTCTTTGGCAATTCCCCTCATTCCCGACAAAGATGGCAAAACTGTTCGCTGGTATGCACTAGGAGTAGGTTTAGCAAATTTCGCTCTGATCGCATACGCTTTTTGGAGCAACTACGACTTTCGCAATACTAACTTTCAACTCGTTGAAACCTATTCCTGGCTTCCCCAAATCGGATTAAATTGGACTGTTGGCATTGATGGCATATCAATGCCACTAATTGTTTTATCGGGATTAATTAGTACCCTGGCACTTCTCGCTTCTTGGAAGATCGAGCACAAGCCAAAACTATCCTATTTCTTGATGCTGGTATTATATAGCGCCCAAATCGGGGTGTTTGCCGCTCAAGATTTATTGCTATTCTTCCTCATGTGGGAGTTAGAATTAGTACCCGTCTATATACTGATCTCTATTTGGGGAGGCAACAAGCGCCTCTACGCCGCTACTAAGTTTATTCTCTATACTGCGCTAGCTTCTATTTTTATCCTGGTTGCTGCTTTAGGCATGGCATTCTACGGCGGAAACATTACCTTTAATATGACTCAGCTGGGAATGAAGCAATTCCCCCTTGCGCTAGAAGTACTCGCCTATGCAGGTTTTCTGATTGCCTTTGGAGTCAAATTACCGATCTTCCCCTTACATACTTGGCTTCCCGACGCACATAGCGAAGCATCTGCGCCAGTTTCCATGATTCTAGCCGGAGTGTTGCTGAAAATGGGCGGCTATGGGCTGATCCGCATGAATATGGAAATGCTGCCTCACGCTCACGTTAAATTTGCTCCTCTGCTAGCCATTCTCGGCGTAATCAACGTCGTCTACGGTGCATTGACTGCCTTCGGACAAACCAACCTCAAGCGCCGTCTCGCTTCCTCCTCCATTTCTCACATGGGATTCGTCCTCATCGGTATCGCTGCCTTTACCGACTTGGGAATCAATGGCGCAGTACTGCAAATGGTTTCTCACGGCTTGATTGCGGCTGCCCTATTCTTCCTGTGCGGTAGCACCTACGATCGCACTCATACGCTGATGATGGATGAAATGGGGGGGTTGGCCAAGTCTATGCCCAAGATTTTTGCCCTCTTTACCGCAGCTTCAATGGCTTCTTTAGCGTTGCCAGGAATGAGCGGTTTTGTAGGCGAGTTGACGGTGTTCCTCGGAGTCGCCACCAGCGATGTTTACACTTCTACCTTTAAAGTCGTGACGATCTTCCTGACGGCTGTCGGGTTGATTCTGACTCCTATTTATCTGCTGTCAATGCTGCGAGTTGTCTTCTATGGAAAAAACAATCCGGAATTGATGCTAGAAAAATTTCAAGCCGACGCAAAGCCTCGCGAGATATTTATCACTGTCTGTCTGTTGATTCCGATTGTCGGTATCGGTTTGTATCCTAAGTTGGCGACGAATACCTACGATCTGAAGACGGTAGAAATCGCAACGAAAGTTCGCTCTGCCATCCCGGTAATCGTGCAACAACAAGAAAGCTTTTTTGAGACTAACTGGTCAAAAGTCCTATCCTCAACAGCTGCGATCGCGCCACAACTTTCTAAAAGAGATGGTTAA
- the lepB gene encoding signal peptidase I produces the protein MTIDKKDLTTTDRSQSEPTNSQKARTTARSKFWQSVWENLQIVIIALVIAFLIRTFIAEPRYIPSDSMLPTLQEGDRLVVEKVSYYFHPPRRGDIIVFEPPSQLQMQGYAKDQAFIKRVIGQAGEIVSVDRGTVYINDKPLQENYILDPPNYNLPPLKVPEGHLFVMGDNRNNSNDSHIWGFLSQQHAIGRAIFRFYPFNKIGRVASIAPQR, from the coding sequence ATGACAATTGACAAAAAAGATTTAACGACAACCGATCGCTCTCAATCCGAACCAACCAACTCTCAAAAAGCTCGAACTACTGCAAGGTCTAAATTTTGGCAATCTGTTTGGGAAAATCTGCAAATTGTCATTATTGCCCTAGTTATTGCCTTCTTAATTCGGACTTTTATTGCGGAACCGCGCTATATTCCCTCTGATTCTATGTTACCGACGCTACAGGAAGGCGATCGCCTGGTGGTAGAAAAAGTTTCTTATTATTTCCATCCGCCGCGACGAGGGGACATCATCGTGTTTGAACCGCCTTCGCAATTACAAATGCAAGGCTATGCCAAAGACCAAGCGTTTATCAAACGAGTTATCGGTCAAGCGGGTGAAATCGTTTCTGTCGATCGCGGTACTGTATACATTAATGATAAGCCTTTGCAAGAGAACTATATCCTCGACCCTCCCAACTACAATTTGCCACCTCTAAAAGTACCCGAAGGTCATTTATTCGTTATGGGAGATAATCGCAACAATAGCAATGATTCCCATATTTGGGGATTTTTGTCCCAGCAACATGCGATCGGTCGTGCTATTTTTCGTTTCTATCCTTTCAATAAAATTGGCAGGGTGGCTTCGATCGCTCCCCAGCGCTAG
- a CDS encoding Crp/Fnr family transcriptional regulator, producing the protein MQTTLANGKRLYTFKPRDLIPLPRDVVWLLQQGAVKTLTWNEEGTLITLGYWGAGDVVGQPFSQIAPYQIQCLTRVKAVCISLHQWNWSSDAVRRYIQQTEELLYIIRSDRIPQRLFKILIWLAQKFGRKVQQGQLIELPLTHQELAEVAGTTRVTVTKLLNQFERKGTIYRPYRRAIVVRSSNPYYQAEFDRNKIEAIP; encoded by the coding sequence ATGCAAACTACTCTAGCCAACGGCAAAAGGCTATATACATTTAAACCGCGCGATCTCATTCCGCTACCGAGAGATGTTGTGTGGTTATTGCAACAAGGAGCAGTAAAAACCCTGACTTGGAACGAAGAGGGCACATTAATAACGCTAGGATACTGGGGAGCTGGGGACGTAGTAGGTCAGCCATTCTCTCAAATAGCTCCTTATCAAATTCAATGTTTGACTCGCGTCAAGGCGGTTTGTATTTCTTTGCATCAGTGGAATTGGTCGTCGGATGCCGTTCGTCGCTACATCCAGCAAACAGAGGAACTCTTGTATATTATCCGCTCGGATCGAATTCCCCAACGCTTATTCAAAATTCTGATTTGGTTGGCACAAAAATTCGGTCGGAAGGTTCAACAAGGACAGTTAATTGAGTTACCGCTGACTCATCAAGAATTGGCAGAAGTAGCTGGTACGACGAGAGTAACCGTAACCAAGCTACTCAATCAATTTGAACGCAAAGGAACGATTTATCGTCCTTACCGCCGTGCAATTGTGGTGCGATCTTCTAACCCTTATTACCAAGCTGAGTTCGATCGAAACAAGATCGAGGCTATACCTTGA
- a CDS encoding PEP-CTERM sorting domain-containing protein, with translation MQALKLSIAILTSILIPAPALAGILSTTGINQIPAPTQGNLPTADTIQVFEETTDVAFPDGGIVLNTGKIAPGTLVNSYNIYFDTENNSDSWKTASGSITFSSPIVGLIWSRRNLEASDALFGAAGVSYGGNWRGLESEDRQGLSDFFISGEGNTLDLSFNIRGTGYDELRVLTAAAPEPFTILGAGTALGFGFFFKKRLSQKQK, from the coding sequence ATGCAAGCCTTAAAGCTGTCTATTGCTATACTGACATCTATCCTAATTCCTGCGCCAGCATTGGCAGGGATTCTCAGTACCACTGGAATTAATCAAATCCCTGCACCGACTCAAGGGAATTTGCCAACAGCCGATACGATTCAAGTATTTGAGGAAACTACCGATGTTGCTTTCCCTGATGGCGGCATTGTTTTAAATACTGGAAAAATCGCTCCTGGAACGTTAGTAAATAGCTATAACATTTACTTTGATACTGAGAACAATTCTGATTCTTGGAAAACTGCGAGCGGTTCGATTACCTTTAGTAGTCCTATTGTGGGGTTAATTTGGAGCCGCCGCAATCTCGAAGCAAGTGACGCGCTTTTTGGCGCTGCGGGCGTTTCCTATGGGGGAAATTGGCGAGGGCTAGAATCTGAAGATCGCCAGGGCTTATCTGATTTCTTTATTAGCGGTGAAGGAAATACGTTAGATTTGAGCTTTAACATTCGGGGGACGGGGTATGATGAGTTGCGCGTTCTGACTGCTGCTGCTCCCGAACCTTTCACTATTCTAGGTGCAGGAACGGCACTGGGCTTTGGTTTCTTCTTCAAAAAACGGCTTTCTCAAAAGCAAAAATAA
- a CDS encoding phycobilisome linker polypeptide, which produces MAASEGATPLGKPTGAYSNTSKRFRITVSTVGAPNFRTSSVIYEVSYDQLSQKIQNIHRMGAKILRISEIS; this is translated from the coding sequence ATGGCTGCTTCAGAAGGAGCGACTCCTTTAGGCAAGCCTACAGGTGCCTACAGCAATACAAGCAAACGTTTTCGCATTACTGTAAGTACCGTTGGCGCCCCCAACTTTAGAACGAGTTCTGTCATATACGAAGTGAGTTACGACCAACTATCTCAGAAAATTCAAAACATCCATAGAATGGGCGCAAAAATTCTCAGGATTAGCGAAATTAGCTAA